The Georgenia sp. TF02-10 genome window below encodes:
- a CDS encoding PfkB family carbohydrate kinase: MRVLGAGDNVADRYLHQSMLYPGGNALNVAVFAARLGARAGYLGVLGDDAAGRQILRALRAEHVDTSLTRVVHGPNATADVELRGNDRVFLRSDRTTALFELDDLQLEAMAAYDVVHSGYAGTLLARVPDIAQRARVSFDFGSRFDVAEAEPYLAHLHLASFSGGHLAESDARELVRRVLDAGAEYALVTLGSRGALLGSATGIRHQDADRVSAKDTLGAGDAFIAGVLVGIGTGRDIRSTLIAASAQAAQVCQVNGAFEHGIAFDADAVRREHGVDDETNDEQKTVTA, encoded by the coding sequence ATGAGAGTCCTGGGTGCCGGCGACAACGTCGCCGACCGGTATCTGCATCAGTCGATGCTGTATCCCGGCGGCAACGCGCTGAACGTCGCCGTCTTCGCCGCGCGCCTGGGTGCGCGCGCCGGCTACCTCGGCGTGCTGGGTGACGACGCCGCGGGCCGGCAGATCCTGCGTGCGCTGCGGGCCGAGCACGTCGACACGTCGCTCACGCGGGTCGTGCACGGTCCGAACGCCACCGCCGACGTCGAGTTGCGCGGCAACGACCGGGTGTTCCTGCGTTCGGATCGCACGACCGCGCTCTTCGAGCTCGACGATCTCCAGCTCGAGGCCATGGCGGCGTACGACGTCGTGCACTCGGGGTACGCGGGGACGCTGCTGGCGCGCGTCCCCGACATCGCCCAGCGGGCCCGCGTGTCGTTCGATTTCGGCAGCCGCTTCGACGTCGCGGAGGCCGAGCCGTACCTCGCCCACCTGCACCTCGCGAGCTTCTCCGGTGGCCATCTCGCCGAGTCCGACGCGCGCGAGCTCGTGCGCCGGGTCCTCGACGCCGGCGCCGAGTACGCGCTCGTGACCCTCGGATCCCGGGGCGCCCTGCTCGGGTCGGCGACCGGCATCCGCCATCAGGACGCCGACCGGGTGAGCGCCAAGGACACGCTCGGTGCCGGCGATGCGTTCATCGCCGGCGTCCTCGTGGGGATCGGCACCGGACGCGACATCCGTTCGACGCTCATCGCCGCGAGCGCGCAGGCCGCGCAGGTCTGCCAGGTCAACGGCGCCTTCGAGCACGGCATCGCGTTCGATGCGGACGCCGTGCGCCGGGAACATGGAGTGGACGATGAGACCAATGACGAGCAGAAGACGGTGACGGCATGA
- a CDS encoding nuclear transport factor 2 family protein: protein MTQESAYAVVQDYHRAWTSGDVDRAMTRVADDITCRAPGADLTGKAAYRAFIAGFAPALTGLADIASFADGDRVALFYYPETAATTTAPAAECFTVRDGKIAESVLIFDRLSFGPPAEA from the coding sequence ATGACGCAGGAATCCGCGTACGCGGTCGTGCAGGACTACCACCGGGCGTGGACGAGCGGCGACGTCGACCGGGCGATGACACGGGTCGCCGACGACATCACCTGCCGCGCCCCGGGGGCAGACCTGACCGGCAAGGCGGCGTACCGCGCGTTCATCGCCGGTTTCGCTCCCGCACTGACCGGGCTGGCGGACATCGCCAGCTTCGCCGACGGCGACCGGGTCGCGCTGTTCTACTACCCCGAGACGGCGGCCACCACGACGGCGCCCGCCGCGGAGTGCTTCACCGTCCGCGACGGCAAGATCGCCGAGAGCGTCCTCATCTTCGACCGCCTCTCCTTCGGCCCGCCGGCCGAGGCATGA
- a CDS encoding ABC transporter substrate-binding protein, with translation MNTLHVRPSRGGRRIAVAAALALAVGLAGCAGGSNNGGGSNNGGGSTAADQTLTIGFSAEPPGFKTGVDQGSANRQVTTLVRRGLLSYGPEGEVVPALAAEYEVSEDGLTYSFMLREGLEFSNGDPLTSADVKRTFEYLAVPENGAADQTSFANVASIDTPDDTTVVLTLSEPQTALPKVLANPLNSIVPEEEVDADGVPLGAGPFMVTEYEKGVSYTLEANPTYYDADSVELEEIEMTFMADAQTRVKALISGQVQFIDYVPAADYATLENANGVTLDTAYGLYGALQFNLTEGPIAIPEVRQAIAYALDLDALNEVGTLGYGSANGGLPISQESEYFDEEQANHFARDLAKSEELLAAAGFPGGGFSVTLLTNSQYFGHSERAQVVKANLEEIGITAEIETGDYANLIAKGNAGSYNLMIGGPPASIDDPSSLTGAFIGEPTFVRSFGINQDLYAGLLDAGAKTPDGPERAEIYRELGEIYLQDVPFVTWGQGTAAYAYTDALEGFEMINGPSVYSSMYSLAGAHLTD, from the coding sequence ATGAACACGCTCCACGTCAGACCCTCGCGCGGTGGCCGGCGCATCGCCGTCGCCGCCGCCTTGGCGCTCGCCGTCGGTCTCGCCGGCTGCGCCGGCGGCTCGAACAACGGCGGCGGCTCGAACAACGGCGGCGGCAGCACCGCCGCCGACCAGACGCTCACGATTGGCTTCTCGGCCGAGCCCCCCGGCTTCAAGACCGGTGTCGACCAGGGCTCCGCCAACCGTCAGGTGACCACGCTCGTGCGTCGCGGTCTGCTGTCGTACGGACCCGAGGGCGAAGTCGTGCCCGCGCTCGCCGCCGAGTACGAGGTGTCCGAGGACGGCCTCACCTATTCGTTCATGCTTCGCGAGGGCCTCGAGTTCTCGAACGGGGACCCGCTGACCTCCGCTGACGTCAAGCGCACGTTCGAGTACCTCGCGGTGCCCGAGAACGGCGCAGCCGACCAGACGTCCTTCGCGAACGTCGCGTCGATCGACACGCCCGACGACACGACCGTGGTGCTCACCCTCAGTGAGCCGCAAACCGCGCTGCCGAAGGTGCTCGCCAACCCGCTGAACTCGATCGTCCCCGAGGAAGAGGTCGACGCCGACGGCGTTCCCCTCGGCGCCGGCCCGTTCATGGTCACGGAGTACGAGAAGGGCGTCTCGTACACGCTCGAGGCCAATCCAACCTACTACGACGCCGACTCGGTCGAGCTCGAGGAGATCGAGATGACCTTCATGGCCGACGCGCAGACCCGCGTGAAGGCGCTGATCAGCGGCCAGGTGCAGTTCATCGACTACGTGCCCGCCGCCGACTACGCGACGCTCGAGAACGCGAACGGCGTCACGCTCGACACCGCCTACGGCCTTTACGGCGCGCTGCAGTTCAATCTCACCGAGGGCCCGATCGCGATCCCCGAGGTGCGGCAGGCGATCGCCTACGCGCTCGACCTCGACGCCCTCAACGAGGTAGGCACGCTCGGCTACGGCTCGGCGAACGGCGGCCTGCCCATCTCGCAGGAGAGCGAGTACTTCGACGAGGAACAGGCCAACCACTTCGCGCGGGATCTCGCCAAGTCGGAAGAGCTGCTCGCGGCCGCCGGCTTCCCGGGCGGCGGCTTCAGCGTCACGCTGCTGACCAACTCGCAGTACTTCGGACACAGCGAGCGCGCCCAGGTCGTGAAGGCCAACCTCGAGGAGATCGGCATCACCGCCGAGATCGAGACCGGCGACTACGCGAACCTCATCGCGAAGGGCAACGCGGGCTCGTACAACCTCATGATCGGCGGCCCGCCCGCGTCGATCGACGACCCGTCCTCCCTCACCGGGGCCTTCATCGGCGAACCGACGTTCGTGCGCAGCTTCGGCATCAACCAGGACCTTTATGCTGGGCTGCTGGATGCAGGCGCGAAGACCCCCGACGGACCCGAGCGAGCGGAGATCTACCGCGAGCTCGGCGAGATCTACCTCCAGGACGTTCCGTTCGTGACGTGGGGTCAGGGCACCGCGGCCTACGCGTACACCGACGCGCTGGAGGGCTTCGAGATGATCAACGGCCCGTCCGTCTACTCGTCGATGTACAGCCTGGCCGGAGCGCATCTCACGGACTGA
- a CDS encoding LacI family DNA-binding transcriptional regulator, translated as MAHGAVTIIDVALAAGVSKSAAARVLAQTGSASEKTRKKVLDAADRLGYRPNQLARAMKSGATNTIGIVVPDVAIPFFSAVLRGLADTARAAGFEVLVSNTDNDADIEARSLELLAEQRVDGIVIAPVFQPEPAAIMRLHGEGLPIVLLDRQMPGLEGIPLVSVDHVDATQQAIRALIDEGHRRIALVTEASAAHLALDSLVDRATAELDHALVRPSAQRLVGYGRALREAGIDIDDELIIRSGYSTADAQQAVRAFLERGIDATAMHATDAVLSSGAYRGIRAADLEVPGDLSFIGFDDQDWTTMVQPAVTVIEQPRQRLGATATTTLVGIIRGGTAELPRQMLAAELLVRGSVAAPPVGASAQSR; from the coding sequence ATGGCGCACGGGGCAGTGACGATCATCGACGTCGCGTTGGCAGCAGGGGTCTCGAAGTCCGCGGCGGCCCGCGTGCTCGCACAGACCGGTTCGGCGAGCGAGAAGACCCGGAAGAAGGTGCTCGACGCCGCGGACCGCCTCGGCTACCGCCCGAACCAGCTCGCCAGAGCCATGAAGTCGGGGGCCACCAACACGATCGGGATCGTCGTGCCGGATGTCGCGATCCCGTTCTTCTCCGCCGTGCTGCGCGGTCTCGCCGATACCGCCCGGGCGGCCGGGTTCGAGGTGCTCGTCAGCAACACCGACAACGACGCCGACATCGAGGCGCGGTCGCTCGAGCTGCTGGCCGAGCAGCGCGTGGACGGGATCGTCATCGCGCCCGTGTTCCAGCCCGAACCGGCCGCGATCATGCGCCTGCACGGCGAGGGACTGCCGATCGTCCTGCTCGACCGCCAGATGCCGGGGTTGGAGGGGATCCCACTCGTCTCGGTCGACCACGTCGACGCGACGCAGCAGGCCATCCGTGCCCTCATCGACGAGGGGCACCGCCGGATCGCGCTCGTCACCGAGGCGTCGGCGGCGCACCTCGCGCTCGACAGCCTCGTCGACCGCGCGACCGCCGAGCTCGATCACGCGCTGGTGCGCCCGTCGGCGCAACGTCTCGTCGGGTACGGCCGCGCCCTGCGCGAGGCGGGGATCGACATCGACGACGAGCTCATCATCCGATCCGGCTACTCCACGGCCGACGCGCAGCAGGCGGTGCGGGCGTTCCTCGAGCGCGGGATCGACGCCACGGCCATGCACGCCACCGACGCGGTACTGAGCTCGGGCGCCTACCGAGGCATCCGCGCCGCCGACCTGGAGGTTCCCGGCGACCTATCCTTCATCGGCTTCGACGACCAGGACTGGACGACCATGGTGCAGCCGGCGGTGACGGTCATCGAACAGCCGAGACAGCGTCTCGGTGCGACCGCCACCACCACGCTCGTCGGGATCATCCGAGGCGGGACGGCGGAACTCCCGCGCCAGATGCTCGCCGCCGAGCTCCTGGTGCGTGGTTCGGTCGCCGCCCCGCCTGTCGGAGCGTCCGCTCAGTCGCGGTAG
- a CDS encoding TfoX/Sxy family protein: MTRPPVPGQSELVERLRALLSGEPSVREVPMFGGRSFMVNEKMVVSALKGGGLLVRVAAERDDELVRVPGASRAEMGAGRSMGPGWISVAAESVAGEEGLSFWLGTALEHNRATAQHRA, translated from the coding sequence ATGACCAGGCCGCCGGTGCCCGGGCAGTCCGAGCTGGTCGAGCGTCTCCGCGCGCTGCTGTCCGGCGAGCCGTCGGTGCGCGAGGTGCCGATGTTCGGCGGCCGGTCGTTCATGGTGAACGAGAAGATGGTCGTCAGCGCGCTGAAGGGCGGTGGCCTGCTGGTCCGCGTCGCTGCCGAGCGGGACGACGAGCTGGTCCGGGTGCCCGGGGCGTCCCGGGCCGAGATGGGGGCGGGCCGGAGCATGGGTCCGGGCTGGATCTCGGTGGCGGCGGAATCGGTCGCGGGTGAGGAGGGCCTGTCCTTCTGGCTCGGCACAGCGCTGGAGCACAACCGGGCCACCGCCCAGCAC
- a CDS encoding SIS domain-containing protein: MSELIPVPDDFEACVQHAIDQDGKARALVERAVERGVERVYLVGCGGSHFGTYPAFDLLDRYAPGIVSQRITSAELTSRAPIGLDDKALVVAASHSGNTPETVAAAEFAKERGALVAGISRQGENGLSRIGDLHFDYPDTISITEPKLVHNEQIAAALLDAFGAPEKAAELRAGIPALPGALRAVKDEVAEAGERVADLLAAPDAPLSYIVGGGPAYGMAKMMAWCYFQEMSWMNSAAINAGDFFHGPLEMVLENTTVVTLVAEDASRSLGERVVRFAAQQTRNSAAVDTAAFSLPGIPAASRPDLSVLALMSAERRVLDHVAARRGHDTSQRRYMYKIAY; the protein is encoded by the coding sequence ATGAGCGAGTTGATCCCGGTTCCTGATGACTTCGAAGCATGCGTCCAGCACGCCATCGACCAGGACGGGAAGGCTCGTGCGCTCGTCGAGCGCGCGGTCGAGCGCGGCGTCGAGCGCGTCTACCTCGTCGGCTGCGGCGGCTCGCACTTCGGCACCTATCCGGCGTTCGACCTGCTCGACCGGTACGCCCCCGGGATCGTCTCGCAGCGGATCACGAGCGCTGAGCTGACCTCGCGCGCGCCGATCGGCCTCGACGACAAGGCGCTCGTGGTCGCCGCGTCCCACTCGGGCAACACCCCCGAGACGGTCGCCGCCGCGGAGTTCGCGAAGGAGCGCGGCGCGCTGGTAGCGGGCATCTCGCGACAGGGTGAGAACGGGCTCTCGCGCATCGGGGACCTGCACTTCGACTACCCGGACACGATCTCGATCACCGAGCCCAAGCTCGTGCACAACGAGCAGATCGCGGCCGCCCTCCTCGACGCGTTCGGTGCGCCCGAGAAGGCCGCTGAGCTTCGCGCCGGCATCCCCGCACTGCCCGGTGCGCTGCGTGCCGTCAAGGATGAGGTCGCCGAGGCGGGCGAGCGGGTCGCCGACCTGCTCGCGGCGCCGGACGCCCCGCTCAGCTACATCGTCGGTGGCGGGCCCGCATACGGCATGGCCAAGATGATGGCCTGGTGCTACTTCCAGGAGATGAGCTGGATGAACTCGGCGGCCATCAACGCCGGCGACTTCTTCCACGGGCCGCTCGAGATGGTGCTCGAAAACACCACCGTCGTCACGCTCGTGGCCGAGGACGCCAGCCGGTCGCTCGGCGAGCGCGTCGTCCGCTTCGCCGCCCAGCAGACGCGCAACTCCGCCGCGGTCGACACCGCCGCGTTCTCGCTCCCGGGCATCCCGGCCGCGTCGCGCCCCGACCTCAGCGTGCTCGCGCTCATGAGCGCCGAGCGCCGCGTGCTCGACCACGTCGCCGCGCGTCGTGGCCACGACACGTCGCAGCGCCGGTACATGTACAAGATCGCGTACTGA
- a CDS encoding SRPBCC domain-containing protein, with amino-acid sequence MAEYTASIEIDAPPATVFDYLTTEAGMTAWMGQHAELDPQPGGLFAVDIAGHPIRGWYLHVERPARVVVSWGIAGSAELPAGASTVEFRLTAVDGGTRVDLTHSGLPDTELAGHADGWEHFLPRLRTATAGGDPGPDRWRPLDDGDRPRSPTSPGAEAREQ; translated from the coding sequence GTGGCTGAGTACACGGCCTCGATCGAGATCGACGCCCCGCCGGCGACGGTGTTCGACTACCTGACCACCGAGGCGGGCATGACGGCCTGGATGGGCCAGCACGCCGAGCTCGACCCGCAGCCCGGCGGGCTCTTCGCGGTCGACATCGCCGGGCACCCGATCCGCGGGTGGTACCTGCACGTCGAGCGGCCCGCCCGCGTGGTCGTGTCGTGGGGCATCGCCGGGAGCGCCGAGCTGCCGGCCGGAGCCTCCACCGTCGAGTTCCGGCTCACCGCCGTCGACGGCGGCACCCGGGTCGACCTGACCCACTCCGGCCTGCCGGACACCGAGCTGGCCGGCCACGCCGACGGTTGGGAGCACTTCCTGCCGCGGCTGCGGACCGCCACCGCGGGCGGAGATCCCGGTCCCGACCGCTGGCGACCCCTCGACGACGGCGACCGCCCGCGGTCACCGACAAGCCCGGGAGCGGAGGCCCGAGAGCAATGA
- a CDS encoding helix-turn-helix transcriptional regulator: MRAAGPAPDLDLALRALADPNRRAILSVIRAEPRPVGAIAERVGLSQQTTSHHLGVLRDAGLATGTRDGTRHLFAVRTDGLAAVRSYLDDFWPTRLSALKAAVESREQDDRG; encoded by the coding sequence GTGAGGGCCGCCGGACCCGCTCCCGACCTCGACCTGGCGCTCCGCGCGCTCGCCGACCCGAACCGCCGGGCGATCCTGTCCGTGATCCGGGCAGAGCCGCGTCCGGTGGGCGCGATCGCCGAGCGCGTCGGCCTCTCCCAGCAGACGACGTCACACCACCTCGGCGTGCTCCGCGACGCCGGGCTGGCGACGGGCACCCGGGACGGCACCCGCCACCTGTTCGCCGTCAGGACCGACGGCCTGGCGGCGGTGCGCTCGTACCTCGACGACTTCTGGCCCACCCGGCTCTCGGCCCTCAAGGCGGCCGTCGAGTCCCGCGAGCAGGATGACCGTGGCTGA
- a CDS encoding hydantoinase B/oxoprolinase family protein yields the protein MTAVELDPVLVEVVGSALSTIVEEMSETLVKAAYSPNIKERRDCTASLFDAQGQAIAQDEGGSPLHLGSLMGIVSSLRERYPLEQIRPGDVFIGNDPYTGGGSHLPDIVLATPIFIDGELTAWAAALAHHADFGDRGHAHIFQEAIRIPPVHLVREGVRQEELLQLILLNCQVPDERIADLRAQEAALRVAIVRYEELCARHGSDVVRGIGSELLDYTERRTRAAIAEFPDGEYTFEDRFDCPELDDELTLKVRIVVRGDEMLFDFAGNPPQVRASVNVVWTGLYAAVYYTIKTLIDSDIAPNAGLYRPVTIEAPEGSIINCSAPAAVNGRSETCQRIVDLIQGALAPAVPERVTGASNGANTGVHFSGHDRLRGRDFVYLETIGGGSGARYNKEGLDGVQVHMTNTSNLPVESLETEYPLMVEAYEFIEDSGGIGEHRGGMGIRRRIRVEAEDVHFWLDTSRQKSQPWGVFGGGPGASARCVLSEDARPIDHGYTVLQPGQWASIETAGAGGYGDPAARPDAALEADVRDGRVSQETARSYRD from the coding sequence ATGACCGCCGTCGAGTTGGACCCGGTGCTGGTGGAGGTCGTCGGCTCCGCCCTGTCGACCATCGTCGAAGAGATGAGCGAGACGCTGGTGAAGGCCGCGTACTCGCCGAACATCAAGGAGCGGCGCGACTGCACGGCGAGCCTGTTCGACGCGCAGGGCCAGGCCATCGCGCAGGACGAGGGCGGCTCGCCGCTGCACCTCGGCTCGCTCATGGGCATCGTCTCGTCGTTGCGCGAACGCTATCCGCTCGAGCAGATCCGCCCCGGTGACGTGTTCATCGGCAACGACCCGTACACGGGTGGCGGCTCGCACCTGCCCGACATCGTGCTGGCCACGCCGATCTTCATCGACGGCGAGCTCACGGCATGGGCGGCCGCGCTGGCCCACCACGCCGACTTCGGCGACCGCGGCCACGCGCACATCTTCCAGGAGGCCATCCGCATCCCGCCGGTGCACCTCGTCCGCGAGGGCGTGCGACAGGAGGAACTGCTGCAGCTCATCCTCCTGAACTGCCAGGTGCCCGACGAGCGCATCGCGGACCTCCGGGCCCAGGAGGCCGCCCTGCGGGTCGCCATCGTGCGGTACGAGGAGCTGTGCGCGCGGCACGGGTCCGACGTCGTGCGCGGGATCGGGTCGGAGCTGCTGGACTACACGGAGCGGCGCACGCGCGCGGCGATCGCCGAGTTCCCCGACGGCGAGTACACGTTCGAGGACCGCTTCGACTGCCCCGAGCTGGACGATGAGCTCACGCTGAAGGTGCGCATCGTCGTGCGGGGCGACGAGATGCTGTTCGACTTCGCCGGCAACCCGCCGCAGGTCCGGGCGAGCGTGAACGTCGTCTGGACCGGGCTCTACGCCGCGGTCTACTACACGATCAAGACGCTCATCGACTCGGACATCGCGCCGAACGCGGGCCTCTACCGCCCGGTGACCATCGAGGCGCCGGAGGGGTCGATCATCAACTGCTCCGCCCCGGCCGCGGTCAACGGGCGCAGCGAGACGTGCCAGCGCATCGTCGACCTCATCCAGGGTGCCCTCGCACCCGCCGTCCCCGAGCGCGTCACCGGCGCGTCGAACGGCGCCAACACGGGCGTGCACTTCTCGGGGCACGACCGGCTGCGAGGGCGCGACTTCGTGTACCTCGAGACCATCGGCGGCGGCAGCGGCGCCCGGTACAACAAGGAGGGCCTCGACGGCGTCCAGGTGCACATGACGAACACGTCCAACCTCCCGGTCGAGAGCCTGGAGACCGAGTATCCGCTCATGGTCGAGGCGTACGAGTTCATCGAGGACTCGGGCGGCATCGGCGAGCACCGCGGCGGCATGGGGATTCGGCGGCGGATCCGCGTCGAGGCGGAGGACGTGCACTTCTGGCTCGACACCAGCCGGCAGAAGTCGCAGCCGTGGGGGGTCTTCGGCGGCGGCCCGGGGGCCTCGGCCCGCTGCGTGCTCAGCGAGGACGCCAGGCCGATCGACCACGGATACACCGTGCTGCAGCCGGGGCAGTGGGCGTCGATCGAGACGGCCGGCGCCGGCGGCTACGGCGATCCCGCGGCGCGACCGGATGCCGCGCTCGAGGCGGACGTCCGCGATGGGCGGGTCTCGCAGGAGACGGCTCGCAGCTACCGCGACTGA
- a CDS encoding hydantoinase/oxoprolinase family protein gives MSLRIGVDTGGTFTDVCAFDERTARVHVRKVSSTPNDPGRAIVQGVTEILDQIGDRRIDEVSYFAHGTTVGTNALLTGRGARTGLITTRGFRDLLELGRGRRPSMYDPQADKPQPQVPRHLRMEVTERVRHTGAVETPLDEDDVRRAVRQLRAEGVESIAVCLLYSYLNADHERRIGEIIREEFPEAYVSLSCDVLPEFREYERLSTVVTNSYVGPVVANYLARLRGVLADRGLTAVPHVTQSNGGVIPFSTAEALPVRLVLSGPSTGVVGAAQICSAAGFDDIITFDMGGTSSDISLVQEGRPKVTAGMELDGRPVRSPMLDIHTVGAGGGSLAWIDSGNHLRVGPQSAGAFPGPACYGNGVDAAVTDANVVLRMLNPEYLLNGQMKIDRAASVAAVERLATPLGLGVEETALGILRVVTANMARAIRVVSVQRGYDPRGYALVPFGGAGPLHASRLARELGMRTMVVPEIPGAQSALGLLMTDVKTDFMRTQIMAVDAAGAASVDAVFDELAASAAEWFVEEQVDDVGRTLRRRMDLRYRGQNFELSVELPDGQRLAADGIDPVIELFHEAHERVYGYRSEDAAVEVVTFRLEAAGSAAHVEVRRDEVTPSDPERALVELRSTCFDPVVGYVDTPVYDRARLTPGDVITGPAIVEQMDTTTVLLPSDICRVDAYRNLIVEIGDQE, from the coding sequence ATGAGCCTGCGCATCGGCGTGGACACCGGCGGGACCTTCACAGATGTCTGCGCCTTCGACGAGCGGACGGCCCGTGTGCACGTGCGGAAGGTGTCCAGCACGCCGAACGACCCGGGTCGGGCGATCGTCCAGGGGGTCACCGAGATCCTCGACCAGATCGGCGACCGCAGGATCGACGAGGTCAGCTACTTCGCGCACGGCACGACGGTCGGCACGAACGCGTTGCTCACCGGGCGGGGTGCACGCACCGGCCTGATCACGACGCGGGGGTTCCGGGACCTGCTCGAGCTCGGCCGAGGCCGCCGGCCCAGCATGTACGACCCGCAGGCCGACAAGCCCCAGCCGCAGGTGCCGCGGCACCTCCGGATGGAGGTCACCGAGCGCGTCCGGCACACCGGCGCCGTCGAGACCCCGCTCGATGAGGACGACGTGCGCCGCGCCGTGCGGCAGCTCCGGGCCGAGGGCGTGGAGTCGATCGCCGTCTGCCTGCTTTACAGCTACCTCAACGCGGACCACGAACGGCGCATCGGGGAGATCATCCGCGAGGAGTTCCCCGAGGCGTACGTCTCGCTGTCGTGCGACGTGCTGCCCGAATTCCGCGAGTACGAGCGGCTGTCGACCGTCGTCACGAACTCGTACGTCGGCCCCGTGGTGGCGAACTACCTCGCTCGCCTGCGCGGGGTCCTCGCCGACCGCGGGCTCACCGCGGTGCCGCATGTCACGCAGAGCAACGGCGGCGTCATCCCGTTCTCCACCGCCGAGGCCCTCCCGGTGCGGCTCGTGCTGTCCGGGCCGAGCACCGGCGTCGTCGGCGCAGCGCAGATCTGCTCGGCGGCGGGCTTCGACGACATCATCACCTTCGACATGGGCGGGACGTCCTCGGACATCTCCCTGGTGCAGGAGGGCCGTCCCAAGGTCACTGCCGGGATGGAGCTCGACGGACGGCCCGTCCGCTCGCCGATGCTCGACATCCACACCGTCGGCGCCGGGGGCGGCTCGCTCGCCTGGATCGACAGCGGCAACCACCTCCGCGTGGGGCCGCAGAGTGCCGGCGCCTTCCCCGGACCGGCGTGCTACGGCAACGGCGTGGATGCGGCGGTCACCGACGCAAACGTCGTGCTGCGCATGCTGAACCCGGAATACCTGCTGAACGGGCAGATGAAGATCGACCGCGCGGCGTCCGTCGCCGCGGTCGAGCGGCTGGCCACGCCGCTCGGCCTGGGCGTCGAGGAGACGGCGCTCGGCATCCTCCGGGTCGTCACGGCCAACATGGCCCGGGCCATCCGGGTGGTGAGCGTCCAGCGCGGCTACGACCCGCGCGGGTACGCACTCGTGCCCTTCGGTGGCGCTGGTCCCCTGCACGCCTCGCGCCTGGCGCGCGAGCTCGGCATGCGGACCATGGTCGTCCCGGAGATCCCGGGTGCGCAGTCCGCGCTCGGCCTGCTGATGACCGATGTGAAGACCGACTTCATGCGGACGCAGATCATGGCCGTCGACGCCGCGGGCGCCGCGTCGGTGGACGCCGTGTTCGACGAGCTCGCGGCATCGGCGGCGGAGTGGTTCGTCGAGGAGCAGGTCGACGACGTCGGCCGGACCCTGCGCCGGCGGATGGATCTGCGTTACCGCGGCCAGAACTTCGAGCTCTCGGTCGAGCTTCCCGACGGGCAAAGGCTCGCCGCTGACGGCATCGACCCGGTCATCGAGCTCTTCCACGAGGCGCACGAGCGCGTCTACGGCTACCGCTCGGAGGATGCCGCGGTCGAGGTCGTCACGTTCCGCCTCGAGGCGGCGGGATCCGCGGCCCACGTCGAGGTCCGTCGCGACGAGGTCACACCCTCGGACCCCGAGCGGGCGCTCGTCGAGCTGCGCAGCACGTGCTTCGACCCCGTCGTCGGCTACGTCGACACCCCGGTCTACGACCGCGCGCGGCTCACGCCCGGCGACGTCATCACCGGACCGGCCATCGTCGAGCAGATGGACACGACCACCGTGCTGCTGCCGTCCGACATCTGTCGCGTCGACGCCTATCGCAACCTCATCGTCGAGATCGGAGACCAGGAATGA